Proteins from one Pseudomonas bijieensis genomic window:
- a CDS encoding chemotaxis protein CheW, translated as MGAIATTRQTAIAVEEEAQYLTFMLGTEMFAIGILCIKEIIEYGNLTVVPMMPAFVRGVINLRGAVVPVVDLSARFGRPNSAISRRSCVVIIEAASADGQAQDIGLLVDTVSAVLEIPASQIEPPPSFGAKIRADFISGMAKVDGKFVIVLEVDRVLSIDEMSQLAETSPNALEVDAQ; from the coding sequence ATGGGCGCCATCGCGACCACACGTCAAACCGCCATCGCGGTCGAGGAAGAAGCGCAGTACCTGACGTTTATGCTCGGCACGGAGATGTTTGCCATCGGCATCCTGTGCATCAAGGAAATCATCGAATACGGCAACCTCACCGTGGTGCCGATGATGCCGGCCTTCGTGCGCGGGGTGATCAACCTGCGGGGCGCAGTGGTGCCGGTTGTGGACCTGTCGGCCCGTTTCGGCCGACCGAACTCGGCGATCAGTCGGCGCAGTTGCGTGGTGATCATCGAGGCGGCCAGTGCGGACGGCCAGGCCCAGGACATTGGCTTGCTGGTGGACACGGTCTCGGCGGTCCTGGAAATCCCGGCCTCGCAGATCGAGCCGCCACCGAGCTTCGGGGCGAAGATCCGCGCCGATTTCATCAGTGGCATGGCCAAGGTCGATGGCAAGTTCGTCATCGTGCTGGAGGTGGACCGCGTACTGTCCATCGACGAAATGTCCCAACTCGCAGAAACCAGCCCGAACGCGCTGGAAGTGGATGCCCAGTGA
- a CDS encoding CheR family methyltransferase, with protein MNADTCKERTVNSLALSDREFGQFQSWLYQAAGISLSEAKKALVAGRLFKRLKHYGLDSYGEYFKLIMNGQRTDELQVALDLLTTNETYFFREPKHFDFLRQHVLPHATPGKTFRLWSAASSSGEEPYSLAMTLAEGLGTTPWEVIGSDISSQVLAKARSGHYPMERASNLPHPLLVKYCLKGTGSQQGTFLIDRALRNRVHFIQVNLNDTLPELGEFDVIFLRNVMIYFDQPTKSRVVARLIPRLKPGGYFIVSHSESLNGVSDALKLVSPSIYRKP; from the coding sequence GTGAACGCCGATACCTGCAAGGAACGCACGGTGAATTCACTGGCGCTCAGTGACCGCGAGTTCGGTCAGTTCCAGTCCTGGCTGTACCAGGCCGCCGGCATCAGCCTGTCCGAAGCCAAGAAAGCCCTGGTGGCCGGGCGTTTGTTCAAGCGCCTCAAGCACTATGGGCTGGACAGCTACGGCGAGTATTTCAAGCTGATCATGAACGGCCAACGCACCGATGAATTGCAGGTGGCGCTGGACCTGCTCACCACCAATGAGACCTATTTTTTCCGCGAACCCAAGCATTTCGATTTCCTGCGCCAACACGTGCTGCCCCACGCGACACCGGGCAAGACCTTTCGCTTGTGGAGCGCGGCCAGCTCATCGGGCGAAGAGCCCTACAGCCTGGCCATGACCTTGGCCGAAGGATTGGGCACCACGCCTTGGGAGGTCATCGGTTCAGACATCAGCAGCCAGGTGCTGGCCAAGGCACGCTCAGGGCACTACCCAATGGAACGCGCCAGCAACCTGCCCCATCCGCTGCTGGTGAAGTACTGTCTCAAGGGCACTGGCAGCCAGCAAGGCACGTTCCTCATCGACCGGGCGTTGCGTAACCGGGTCCACTTTATCCAGGTCAACCTCAACGACACCTTGCCGGAGCTGGGGGAGTTCGACGTGATTTTCCTGCGTAATGTCATGATCTATTTCGACCAACCCACCAAAAGCCGAGTGGTCGCCCGCTTGATCCCCCGGCTCAAGCCCGGCGGCTATTTTATCGTGAGCCATTCGGAGAGCCTCAACGGCGTGTCCGATGCGTTGAAACTCGTATCGCCTTCGATTTATCGCAAACCATGA
- the cheD gene encoding chemoreceptor glutamine deamidase CheD — MSVAMREVAEMYLAPGEFRFATCPTRLRTILGSCVAITLWHPERRIGGMCHFMLPSRMRCSKALNGMYADEAIELFLRQAKAHHTEPEDYQLKLFGGGEMFPELQRHVPYGDVARMNVNAALEIAALYRLDLIAQDMGSTGHRSIIFDLCSGDVWVRHQPIRTRH; from the coding sequence ATGAGCGTCGCGATGAGGGAAGTGGCCGAGATGTACCTGGCGCCGGGGGAGTTTCGCTTCGCCACCTGCCCGACCCGGCTGCGTACCATCCTCGGTTCTTGCGTGGCGATCACGCTGTGGCATCCCGAACGCAGGATCGGCGGCATGTGCCACTTCATGTTGCCCAGTCGGATGCGCTGCTCCAAGGCGCTCAATGGCATGTACGCCGACGAAGCCATCGAACTGTTCCTGCGCCAGGCAAAGGCCCATCACACTGAACCCGAGGACTATCAGCTCAAGCTGTTCGGCGGCGGCGAAATGTTCCCTGAACTGCAACGCCACGTGCCCTACGGCGATGTGGCGCGGATGAACGTCAATGCCGCGCTGGAAATCGCCGCCCTCTATCGCCTGGACCTGATCGCCCAGGACATGGGCAGCACCGGCCACCGCAGCATCATCTTCGACCTTTGCAGCGGCGATGTGTGGGTCAGGCACCAACCGATAAGGACCCGGCATTAA
- a CDS encoding chemotaxis response regulator protein-glutamate methylesterase: protein MSKKINVLLVDDSAVVRQVLLAILSDTPDIHVMGAASDPIFAMDKLAKEWPDVIVLDVEMPRMDGITFLKKIMSERPTPVVICSSLTPRGAETTLQAMAAGAVEIITKPTTGLKNFLLESAPELVAAIRAAAQVNVRNLGKRPAPTALTPATKLTADAMLPAANGHAMAQTTERIVALGTSTGGTQALEAVLTALPRVCPGIVIVQHMPEKFTASFAARLNSLCQIEVREARNNDRIHPGLALIAPGGKHMMVTRSGAFYHVQVVDGPLVNRHRPSVDVLFRSVAKFAGRNATGIIMTGMGDDGARGLKEMLDAGSSTVAQDEASCVVFGMPKEAIKLNAAQRVMGLQEIAQVILHK from the coding sequence ATGTCAAAAAAGATCAATGTACTGCTGGTGGATGACTCCGCCGTGGTTCGCCAGGTGTTGCTGGCAATCCTCAGCGACACGCCGGACATCCACGTCATGGGCGCGGCGTCCGACCCGATTTTCGCCATGGACAAATTGGCCAAGGAATGGCCCGACGTCATCGTGCTGGACGTGGAAATGCCGCGCATGGACGGCATCACCTTCCTGAAGAAAATCATGAGCGAGCGCCCGACACCAGTGGTGATCTGCTCGTCCCTGACGCCCCGGGGCGCGGAAACCACCTTGCAGGCGATGGCCGCCGGCGCGGTGGAAATCATCACCAAGCCCACCACCGGCCTGAAGAACTTTCTATTGGAATCGGCGCCGGAACTGGTGGCGGCGATCCGCGCCGCCGCCCAGGTCAATGTGCGCAACCTGGGCAAGCGCCCTGCCCCGACCGCACTGACGCCGGCCACCAAACTCACCGCCGACGCCATGCTGCCCGCCGCCAACGGCCACGCCATGGCGCAGACCACCGAACGAATCGTCGCCCTGGGCACTTCCACTGGCGGCACCCAGGCCCTGGAAGCGGTGCTCACCGCCCTGCCACGGGTGTGCCCGGGCATCGTCATCGTCCAGCACATGCCGGAAAAATTCACCGCCTCGTTCGCCGCCAGGCTTAACAGCCTGTGCCAGATCGAAGTGCGCGAAGCCCGCAACAACGACCGCATCCACCCCGGCCTGGCGCTCATCGCCCCCGGTGGCAAACACATGATGGTGACCCGCAGCGGGGCGTTCTACCACGTGCAGGTGGTGGACGGCCCACTGGTCAACCGCCACCGTCCTTCAGTGGATGTGCTGTTCCGCTCCGTGGCCAAATTCGCCGGCCGCAACGCCACCGGCATCATCATGACCGGCATGGGCGACGACGGTGCCCGTGGACTGAAGGAAATGCTCGACGCCGGCAGCAGCACCGTGGCCCAGGACGAAGCCAGCTGCGTGGTCTTCGGCATGCCCAAGGAAGCGATCAAACTCAACGCCGCACAGCGGGTGATGGGGTTGCAGGAGATTGCGCAGGTGATTTTGCATAAGTAA
- a CDS encoding c-type cytochrome gives MKKLFIVSLGMLSLIQISLSLADNANGKKLYLQRCAMCHGADLKGTGPLANKSNPPTPDLTTSVFKKRLNDYPGVIVSSIILRPNGDLIPRTLRENGIKLPPHAWGVESLRDLNQYMSGVIAKSR, from the coding sequence ATGAAAAAATTATTCATCGTTTCGCTAGGAATGTTATCGCTCATTCAAATATCGTTATCCCTCGCCGATAATGCCAATGGGAAAAAACTCTATTTGCAAAGATGTGCCATGTGCCATGGAGCGGATCTCAAGGGAACAGGGCCGTTGGCTAATAAAAGCAATCCTCCCACGCCTGATCTTACAACGTCCGTTTTCAAGAAGCGGCTGAATGATTATCCGGGTGTAATCGTGTCCTCGATAATACTTCGTCCAAATGGAGACTTGATTCCAAGAACTTTGCGAGAGAATGGTATAAAACTACCGCCGCACGCCTGGGGGGTTGAGAGCTTGCGCGATTTAAATCAGTACATGAGTGGTGTGATTGCAAAAAGTCGATGA
- a CDS encoding ABC transporter permease, whose product MRPSFPAPALTSLRNREQAATTSWWADIALFSILLLLAAFIVYGLDQMSQPLGALDSSPLSLDLVHLPEYTLRTTLRMFIALFASFVFSLVVATLAAKSRKAAIVILPALDILQSVPVLGFLTFTVVFFMGLFPGKETGVECAAIFAIFTSQVWNMTFSFYQSLRTVPNDLYDVSRQFSFSPWQRFIRLELPFATPGLVWNMMMSMSGGWFFVVASEAITVGDTTVSLPGIGSWLALAIEQQNIAAIAWAVLAMVGVIIAYDLLFFRPIVAWADRFRFEQTASQKRPRSRVYDLLRSTRLVPWVLQALAGIKTSLFLDKLPRMPRIGFKSSARFNRASDLIWIALVIAACMAGILQLSRFIGSTLGLEDVISTFGLGLATLLRVAVLIVLASVLWVPIGVWIGLNPRWAERLQPVAQLLAAFPANVLFPFAVIAIVALKLNPDIWLSPLMVLGTQWYILFNVIAGASALPTDLREAARSFHVRGWQWWRQFALPGIFPYYITGALTAAGGSWNASIVAEAVSWGNEHLYASGLGSYIAQATAAGDLQRVALGVSVMSIFVVGFNRLLWRPLYGFAERRLRID is encoded by the coding sequence ATGCGCCCTTCGTTCCCTGCGCCGGCACTTACTTCCCTGAGAAACAGGGAGCAAGCCGCAACCACTTCCTGGTGGGCGGATATTGCGCTATTCAGCATTCTGCTGCTCTTGGCGGCGTTTATAGTGTATGGCCTCGATCAAATGAGCCAGCCCCTCGGCGCCCTTGATTCCTCGCCGTTGTCCCTGGATCTGGTCCACCTGCCGGAATACACCTTGCGCACCACTCTGCGCATGTTCATTGCCTTGTTCGCTTCGTTTGTTTTTTCCTTGGTCGTCGCCACGCTGGCCGCAAAAAGCCGCAAGGCGGCAATCGTTATCCTGCCCGCGTTGGATATTCTCCAATCGGTGCCAGTACTTGGGTTCCTCACGTTTACCGTCGTGTTCTTCATGGGGCTTTTCCCCGGCAAGGAAACGGGCGTGGAATGCGCGGCCATCTTCGCCATCTTCACCAGCCAGGTCTGGAACATGACCTTCAGTTTCTATCAATCGTTGAGAACTGTGCCCAACGATCTTTACGACGTCAGCCGACAGTTCTCGTTTTCCCCATGGCAACGCTTCATCAGGCTGGAGCTGCCCTTCGCCACGCCGGGCCTGGTGTGGAACATGATGATGTCGATGTCGGGCGGCTGGTTTTTCGTGGTCGCTTCCGAGGCCATCACCGTCGGCGATACCACCGTCAGCCTGCCAGGTATCGGCTCATGGCTGGCACTGGCAATCGAGCAGCAAAATATCGCCGCGATTGCCTGGGCAGTGCTGGCCATGGTCGGGGTGATCATTGCGTATGACCTGCTGTTTTTCCGGCCGATCGTCGCCTGGGCGGACAGGTTTCGCTTCGAACAGACCGCCTCCCAGAAGCGCCCACGGTCCAGGGTCTACGACCTGCTGCGTTCGACGCGTCTTGTGCCCTGGGTGCTGCAAGCACTGGCCGGCATCAAGACTTCGTTATTCCTGGACAAACTTCCCCGGATGCCTCGGATCGGGTTCAAGAGCAGTGCCCGCTTCAACCGTGCATCTGACTTGATCTGGATCGCCCTGGTCATCGCGGCCTGTATGGCTGGCATCCTGCAACTGTCGCGCTTCATTGGCAGCACCCTGGGTTTGGAGGACGTGATCAGCACCTTTGGCCTGGGCCTGGCCACCCTGCTGCGAGTCGCCGTGCTGATCGTCCTGGCCAGCGTGCTTTGGGTGCCCATCGGTGTCTGGATCGGCTTGAACCCGCGCTGGGCCGAGCGCTTGCAGCCCGTCGCACAGCTGCTGGCGGCGTTCCCGGCCAACGTCCTGTTTCCGTTTGCGGTGATCGCCATCGTCGCCCTGAAGCTCAACCCGGATATCTGGCTGTCGCCGCTGATGGTGTTGGGCACCCAGTGGTACATCCTGTTCAACGTGATCGCCGGAGCCAGCGCGTTGCCCACCGATTTGCGCGAGGCGGCGCGCAGCTTCCACGTGCGCGGCTGGCAGTGGTGGCGCCAATTCGCCCTGCCCGGCATTTTCCCCTACTACATCACCGGCGCCCTCACCGCAGCGGGCGGCTCGTGGAACGCCAGCATCGTCGCCGAGGCGGTTTCCTGGGGCAACGAGCATCTCTACGCCTCCGGGCTGGGGTCCTATATCGCCCAGGCCACCGCGGCGGGGGATCTGCAACGGGTGGCGCTGGGGGTTTCGGTCATGTCGATTTTCGTGGTGGGTTTCAACCGGTTGCTATGGCGTCCGCTGTACGGTTTTGCCGAGCGTCGGCTTCGAATTGATTGA